Below is a window of Mucilaginibacter ginkgonis DNA.
TTCATACCAACTAATACTTAAATCAGACCAACTAGGGTTTTCTGCAAGTACCAAATTAATTTTTGCTTGTCTTGACCCACCTTTCAATTGTTTTTCCCGGGCGATGGCATCTTGTATCCACTGATATTCTTCGTAATAAACTAACTTATCGCAATTATACGCAGATGTAAATCCTTTAAATACTTTTTGCTTGTGTTCCCAAATTCGTCGTTGAATGTCGTTAGTTACACCTGTATAAAATGCAGTGTTTGCTTTGTTTGAAACAATATATACATAATAGTTATGTATTCTCATAGGAGCAAGCTACGAGATTGCTTCGTTCCTCGCAATGACAAGTGGGAGTAATTCTTATCGGCAAGCGATTTCTTCAAGAGGTTAGCGGGTCAAAACCTCTCCAACTCCGTTTTTACGTCCTGCATTAACCACATTGGGGTGGATGTGGCGCCGCAGATACCAATGGTTTCGTTGGGGTTGAACATTTCTGGGTGTAGTTCGCTTACAGAAGAAATGAAATAAGTTTTGGGGTTATATTTTTTGCAAACCTCGAACAGCACTTTACCGTTAGAAGATTTCTTACCAGATACGAAGACGATCTTATCAAACTTTAGTACAAAATTGTGCAGGTCTTTGTCCCGGTTAGATACCTGCCGGCAAATGGTATCATTTGCTTTCACCTCATAACCACGACTGATCAATTCCTCCTTTATGGCGTAGAATTTCTCGGTGCTTTTGGTGGTTTGGCTATAAAGCGTAAATTTTTGCGGTAGCAGGGCATTATCCAGTTCGGCAATGTCCTGGAAAACGAGGGCTTCACCATTGGTCTGGCCCTGCAGGCCTATCACTTCGGCATGGCCGTGTTTACCAAAGATGAGAATGTTCTCATCTTCATCATGCGAGGTTTTGATGCGGTGCTGCAGTTTTAACACTACAGGGCACGATGCGTCAATAAGCATGATGTTGTTCTCCAAAGCCACCTTGTAAGTCTCGGGTGCCTCGCCATGCGCGCGAATAAGCACCTTAACATCATACAAACTTTTTAAGTCTTCGTGGTCGATTATTCGAAGGCCTTTAGCTTTCAATCGCTCAACCTCTTCATCATTGTGCACAATATCGCCCAGGCAATACAGGCTGCCTTCTTCGGCCAGTATCTCTTCGGCCATGTCAATGGCGTAAACCACACCAAAGCAAAAGCCCGAATCCTGATCTATCGTAACCTGAAGATTATAACTGCCCATTTAATGCAAAAATACGTTAAAAAATTTGTTGCAGTGTTAATGCCGGTAATCATGAAGTAACCTTTTATCCTTCGTGCCCTTCATACAGCTGTTGGTGACAACACCAACAGCGGCGCAAGTATTAAAGAGAGGCGATCCGTGCCCTTGTTGGTGTTGTCACCAACAAGTATATTAATCTGTTGGGCGTTACCCATCTCCCGATATTTATCGGGATCAGGTTGCGATATCCGTTATATGCTCGCATGCCGCTGTTATCGCTAGCGCGACAGCCACGATGACGAACCCCTCCCTTTTAAATACTCATAAATTATTTTTTACCTTTAGCGCACCGATAAAAATCAAGAAATGGCTTATAATTTATTAAAAGGTAAAAAGGGTATCATTTTTGGCGCCCTTAATGAACAGTCTATTGCCTGGAAGGTTGCACAGCGCGCGCATGAAGAGGGTGCCGAACTGGTGCTAACAAACGCGCCTATTGCCCTGCGCATGGGCGAACTGAATAAACTTGCCGAAGAGTGCAATGCACCTGTTATTGGGGCGGACGTAACCAGCAATGATGACGTACAAAACCTGATCACTAAAACCATGGAACACTTTAACGGCGGTGTCGATTTTATTTTACACGCGCCGGCCATGAGTGTAAACGTGCGCAAAGGCATCCGTTACCCCGAAAATAATTATGAGTTTACCCATAAAGGTTTTGACATTTCTGCCCTTAGCCTGCACCGCGTGCTGCAGTTTGCCATGAAAAACAAAGCCATAAACGAGTGGGGATCTGTGGTGGCACTTAGCTACATTGCGGCACAGCGCGTATTCCCTGACTATAACGATATGGCCGACAACAAAGCCGTATTGGAAAGTATTGCCCGCAATTTTGGTTACTACTATGGTGTAGAAAATAAGGTGCGTATCAATACCGTATCACAATCGCCTACGCGCACAACCGCCGGCAGCGGTGTTAAAGGCTTTGATGGCTTTATCAATTATGCAGAGAAAATGAGTCCGCTGGGTAATGCTACTGCAGACCAGTGCGCCGATTATATTGTGACCTTATTTTCTGACCTTACGCGAATGGTTACCATGCAGAACTTGTTCCACGATGGCGGCTTCTCCTATACAGGCGTTACCGAGGCGGTGATCAACCAAATGGGAGAGTAAGTTTTGGAATTTCGAATGTCTATTTCGAATTTTGACTTTTTATTTTTGAATTAACCATTCGTTAGCTCAATAAAGATCTGTTCTAAAGACTGACCTTCATACCGGCTCCGTAGTTGCTGCAGATCACTGTTAGCCACTATGGAGCCTTTGTTTATAATGACCACCCGGTCGCAAACGGCTTCAACCTCCTGCATAATGTGGGTTGAGAGGATCACCGTTTTAGTCTTGCCTAAATCTTTAATCAATTGCCTTATCCCGATCAATTGATTTGGGTCCAGCCCGGAGGTGGGCTCATCAAGGATCAAAACTTCCGGGTTATGCAAAATGGCTTGTGCCAGCCCTACTCTTTGACGGTAACCTTTAGACAACTGACCTATCTTTTTATGCTGCTCTGGCACCAGGCCGGTAAGTTCCACTACCTCTCTAATCCTTTCATCCTTGTTCTTT
It encodes the following:
- a CDS encoding GIY-YIG nuclease family protein, whose amino-acid sequence is MRIHNYYVYIVSNKANTAFYTGVTNDIQRRIWEHKQKVFKGFTSAYNCDKLVYYEEYQWIQDAIAREKQLKGGSRQAKINLVLAENPSWSDLSISWYE
- a CDS encoding 4-hydroxy-3-methylbut-2-enyl diphosphate reductase; amino-acid sequence: MGSYNLQVTIDQDSGFCFGVVYAIDMAEEILAEEGSLYCLGDIVHNDEEVERLKAKGLRIIDHEDLKSLYDVKVLIRAHGEAPETYKVALENNIMLIDASCPVVLKLQHRIKTSHDEDENILIFGKHGHAEVIGLQGQTNGEALVFQDIAELDNALLPQKFTLYSQTTKSTEKFYAIKEELISRGYEVKANDTICRQVSNRDKDLHNFVLKFDKIVFVSGKKSSNGKVLFEVCKKYNPKTYFISSVSELHPEMFNPNETIGICGATSTPMWLMQDVKTELERF
- a CDS encoding ATP-binding cassette domain-containing protein, producing MSIVVQNLTKTYGAQKAVNDISFEAGVGITGFLGPNGAGKSTTMKILTGYLPQTSGKATVAGFDVETQSLEVRKRIGYLPEANPLYQDMYVKESLAFIADVHSVKNKDERIREVVELTGLVPEQHKKIGQLSKGYRQRVGLAQAILHNPEVLILDEPTSGLDPNQLIGIRQLIKDLGKTKTVILSTHIMQEVEAVCDRVVIINKGSIVANSDLQQLRSRYEGQSLEQIFIELTNG
- a CDS encoding enoyl-ACP reductase FabI translates to MAYNLLKGKKGIIFGALNEQSIAWKVAQRAHEEGAELVLTNAPIALRMGELNKLAEECNAPVIGADVTSNDDVQNLITKTMEHFNGGVDFILHAPAMSVNVRKGIRYPENNYEFTHKGFDISALSLHRVLQFAMKNKAINEWGSVVALSYIAAQRVFPDYNDMADNKAVLESIARNFGYYYGVENKVRINTVSQSPTRTTAGSGVKGFDGFINYAEKMSPLGNATADQCADYIVTLFSDLTRMVTMQNLFHDGGFSYTGVTEAVINQMGE